One Glycine max cultivar Williams 82 chromosome 3, Glycine_max_v4.0, whole genome shotgun sequence DNA window includes the following coding sequences:
- the LOC100795112 gene encoding outer envelope membrane protein 7: protein MGKAKEAAVVAGALAFAWLAIELALKPFLAKARASIDNSDPPRDPDDDALPKTTTDDVPDAADSKPAGDVPPAADTITTDAV from the coding sequence ATGGGGAAGGCAAAAGAAGCGGCGGTGGTGGCGGGAGCCCTAGCATTCGCGTGGCTCGCTATAGAGCTCGCTCTCAAACCCTTCCTTGCCAAGGCACGTGCTTCGATTGACAACTCCGACCCGCCACGTGACCCCGACGACGATGCTCTTCCTAAAACCACCACTGACGACGTTCCCGACGCCGCCGATTCTAAACCCGCCGGCGACGTGCCTCCCGCTGCTGATACTATAACCACCGACGCCGTCTGA